A single genomic interval of Camelina sativa cultivar DH55 chromosome 11, Cs, whole genome shotgun sequence harbors:
- the LOC104725768 gene encoding UDP-sugar pyrophosphorylase, which produces MASTVDLNVFSSVPALQSNLGVLSPDQIELAKILLENGQSHLFQQWPELGVDDKEKLAFFEQIALLNSSYPGGLASYIKTAKELLADSKVGKNPYDGFSPSVPSGENLTFGDENFIEMEKRGVVEARNAAFVLVAGGLGERLGYNGIKVALPRETTTGTCFLQHYIESILALQEASNKIASDESQRDIPFIIMTSDDTHSRTLELLELNSYFGMKSTQVHLLKQEKVACLDDNDARLALDPKNKYRIQTKPHGHGDVHSLLYSSGLLHKWLEAGLKWVLFFQDTNGLLFNAIPASLGVSATKQYHVNSLAVPRKAKEAIGGITKLTHADGRSMVINVEYNQLDPLLRATGFPDGDVNCETGFSPFPGNINQLILELGSYKEELQKTEGAIKEFVNPKYKDSTKTAFKSSTRLECMMQDYPKTLPPTARVGFTVMDIWLAYAPVKNNPEDAAKVPKGNPYHSATSGEMAIYRANSLILQKAGVKVEEPVKQVLNGQEVEVWSRITWKPKWGMIFSDIKKKVSGNCEVSQRSTMAIKGRNVVIEDLSLDGAVIVDSIDDAEVKLGGSIKNNGWTMETVDYKDTSVPEEIRIRGFRFNKVEQLEKNFTQPGKFSVED; this is translated from the exons ATGGCTTCTACGGTTGATCTCAATGTCTTCTCATCAGTCCCTGCTCTTCAGAGTAACCTCGGAGTTTTGTCTCCTGATCAG ATTGAATTGGCAAAGATCTTATTGGAAAATGGTCAGAGTCATCTCTTCCAACAGTGGCCTGAACTCGGTGTTGATGACAAAGAGAAGCTAGCTTTTTTCGAGCAg ATTGCTCTCCTAAATTCAAGCTATCCTGGAGGTTTAGCATCATATATTAAGACTGCGAAAGAGCTTCTCGCTGATTCCAAAGTAGGGAAGAACCCTTATGATGGTTTCTCTCCTTCT GTTCCTTCAGGAGAAAATCTTACTTTTGGTGATGAGAATTTCATCGAAATGGAGAAAAGAGGTGTTGTTGAAGCTAGGAATGCTGCTTTTGTTCTTGTTGCTGGTGGTCTTGGCGAGCGTCTTGGTTACAATGGAATCAAG GTGGCACTTCCAAGGGAGACAACTACAGGGACATGCTTCTTGCAGCACTATATTGAATCTATACTGGCTCTTCAAGAAGCTAGCAACAAGATCGCTTCTG ATGAAAGTCAAAGGGACATTCCTTTCATTATTATGACATCTGATGATACACATTCACGTACACTGGAGCTATTAGAGTTAAACTCTTATTTTGGGATGAAATCTACGCAAGTACATCTTCTAAAACAG gaaaAAGTTGCATGTCTTGATGATAATGATGCCAGGCTTGCATTAgacccaaaaaacaaatacaggATCCAG ACAAAACCTCATGGTCATGGCGATGTTCATTCACTTCTTTATTCCAGTGGACTTCTTCATAAATG GCTTGAAGCTGGTTTaaaatgggttttgtttttccaagATACAAATGGACTTCTCTTCAAT GCAATTCCAGCTTCTTTGGGTGTGAGTGCTACTAAACAGTATCATGTTAACTCTCTTGCTGTTCCCCGCAAGGCGAAAGAAGCCATCGGAGGAATTACTAAACTTACCCATGCTGATG GGAGATCAATGGTGATCAATGTGGAGTACAATCAACTTGATCCTCTACTTAGAGCAACTGGATTCCCTGATGGGGATGTTAACTGTGAGACAGGCTTCTCCCCTTTCCCGGGAAATATTAATCAA TTGATTCTGGAACTTGGTTCATACAAAGAGGAGTTGCAAAAAACTGAAGGGGCTATCAAAGAGTTTGTTAATCCAAA ATACAAGGATAGCACCAAAACAGCGTTTAAATCTTCAACTCGTCTAGAGTGCATGATGCAAGATTATCCAAAGACATTGCCTCCTACTGCACGTGTTGGATTCACGGTGATGGATATTTGGCTTGCTTATGCACCTGTGAAGAATAATCCTGAGGATGCTGCTAAG GTACCAAAGGGAAATCCATATCACAGTGCAACTTCTGGAGAAATGGCGATTTATCGTGCTAACAGCTTAATTCTTCAGAAG GCTGGTGTCAAAGTAGAAGAGCCTGTGAAGCAGGTCTTGAACGGCCAAGAGGTTGAAGTATGGTCACGTATTACATGGAAACCCAAATGGGGAATGATCTTCTCTGATATCAAAAAGAAAGTCAGCGGTAACTGCGAGGTCTCTCAGAGATCTACAATGGCTATTAAGGGTCGTAATGTAGTTATTGAAGATCTCTCCTTGGATGGTGCTGTTATAGTAGATTCCATTGATGATGCAGAG GTGAAACTGGGAGGTTCGATCAAGAACAATGGTTGGACCATGGAGACAGTAGATTACAAGGACACATCGGTTCCGGAAGAAATAAGAATCAGAGGTTTTAGATTCAACAAAGTGGAGCAACTCGAAAAGAACTTCACGCAACCTGGAAAATTTTCTGTGGAAGATTGA